The following coding sequences lie in one Mycobacterium sp. Z3061 genomic window:
- the purU gene encoding formyltetrahydrofolate deformylase → MRKFTAKGTWVSKPNEPADIGRLLLRCSDRPGIIAAVSTFLTQAGANIISLDQHSTAPEGGTFLQRAIFHLPGLTAAIDGLEREFAAAVAERFGIDYRFTEAAKPKRVAIMASKDDHCLLDLLWRNRRGELQMSISMVIANHPDLAEQVRPFGVPFFHIPATRDTRAEAEQRQLQLLSGNVDLVVLARYMQILTPEFLSGVGCPLINIHHSFLPAFIGAAPYKRARERGVKLVGATAHYVTEVLDEGPIIEQDVVRVSHTDTVEDLVRVGADVERAVLSRAVLWHCQDRVIVHNNQTIVF, encoded by the coding sequence CTGCGGAAATTCACGGCGAAAGGGACCTGGGTGTCAAAACCGAACGAGCCCGCCGACATTGGACGGTTGTTGCTGCGCTGCAGCGACCGACCGGGAATCATTGCCGCGGTGAGCACTTTCCTCACGCAGGCCGGGGCCAACATCATCTCGCTGGACCAGCATTCGACGGCACCCGAGGGCGGAACATTCCTGCAGCGGGCGATCTTTCACCTGCCGGGCCTGACGGCTGCCATCGACGGGTTAGAACGCGAGTTCGCCGCTGCCGTAGCCGAAAGGTTCGGAATCGACTACCGGTTCACCGAGGCCGCCAAACCCAAACGGGTGGCCATCATGGCCTCCAAGGACGACCACTGCCTGCTGGACCTGTTGTGGCGCAACCGCCGTGGCGAACTGCAGATGTCCATCTCCATGGTGATCGCGAATCACCCCGACCTGGCTGAGCAGGTCCGTCCGTTCGGGGTGCCGTTCTTCCATATTCCCGCCACCCGTGACACGCGCGCCGAGGCGGAGCAGCGGCAGCTTCAATTACTCAGCGGCAACGTGGATCTGGTGGTGCTCGCCCGGTACATGCAGATCCTGACACCGGAATTTCTGTCGGGTGTCGGGTGTCCGCTGATCAACATTCATCACTCGTTCCTGCCCGCCTTCATCGGGGCGGCGCCCTACAAGCGGGCCCGGGAGCGGGGCGTCAAACTCGTCGGCGCCACCGCGCACTACGTCACCGAGGTTCTCGACGAGGGGCCGATCATCGAACAGGACGTGGTGCGGGTCAGTCACACCGACACCGTCGAAGACCTGGTGCGCGTCGGGGCCGACGTGGAACGTGCGGTGCTCTCGCGTGCGGTGTTATGGCACTGCCAGGACCGCGTCATCGTGCACAACAACCAGACGATCGTCTTCTAG
- a CDS encoding HNH endonuclease signature motif containing protein has product MASSTREEIVEVFDASDEVQDRLCALSFDALTTPELLRALEREERRERRSRSVRHALINQLKTQATEEELGGKLPAALADRLRITKADANRRIAEAEDLGPRRALTGEALAPLLTATAAAQCAGLVGDGAVKVIRNFVAHLPSTVDVGTWEAAEKDLAGKACDFRPDQVAKYAHELMALLHPDGDYTEEERARKRGLTLGPQQYDGMSRISGLITPELRALIEALWAKLAAPGANNPDDDKPVLDGAPDEQAARRDTRSQPQRNHDATVTAIRELFATGELGTHNGLPVSIIVSTSLKDLEAGAGRARTGGGTRIPLPTLIGWAATAHHYLAIFDGAKPLALFHAKRFANLAQRLMLLAKDGGCTRPGCDTPGYHAEVHHVSGWTNTYVTDIADLTLACGIDNRLAEKGWTTRKNAKSDTEWLPPAHLDHGQPRINTFHHPEKLFAPDDEDDP; this is encoded by the coding sequence ATGGCATCGAGCACGCGTGAGGAGATCGTGGAGGTCTTCGACGCGTCCGACGAGGTGCAGGACCGGCTGTGCGCGTTGAGCTTTGACGCGCTGACCACTCCCGAGCTGCTGCGGGCCCTCGAGCGCGAGGAACGCCGGGAACGCCGCTCGCGGTCGGTGCGCCACGCGCTGATCAACCAGCTCAAAACCCAAGCCACCGAAGAAGAACTCGGCGGCAAACTCCCCGCCGCACTCGCCGACCGACTGCGCATCACCAAAGCCGACGCCAACCGGCGCATCGCCGAAGCAGAAGACCTCGGCCCGCGCCGCGCCCTCACCGGAGAAGCACTGGCCCCCTTGTTGACCGCGACCGCGGCCGCCCAATGCGCTGGTTTGGTCGGTGATGGCGCGGTGAAAGTGATCCGCAACTTCGTCGCCCACCTGCCCAGCACGGTGGATGTAGGGACCTGGGAAGCCGCCGAGAAAGACCTCGCCGGCAAGGCCTGTGACTTCCGCCCCGACCAAGTCGCCAAATACGCCCACGAACTCATGGCCCTGCTGCACCCCGACGGCGACTACACCGAAGAAGAACGCGCCCGCAAACGCGGCCTGACCCTCGGCCCCCAGCAATACGACGGCATGTCGCGCATCAGCGGATTGATCACCCCCGAACTACGGGCGTTGATCGAAGCGCTGTGGGCCAAGCTGGCCGCCCCCGGCGCCAACAACCCCGACGACGACAAGCCGGTCCTCGACGGCGCACCCGATGAGCAAGCGGCCCGCCGCGATACCCGCAGCCAACCCCAACGCAACCACGACGCCACGGTCACCGCTATCCGTGAACTGTTCGCCACCGGCGAGTTGGGCACCCACAACGGCCTACCCGTCAGCATCATCGTCAGCACCAGTTTGAAGGACCTCGAAGCCGGGGCCGGGCGGGCCCGCACCGGCGGCGGCACCCGCATCCCGCTGCCCACCCTGATCGGCTGGGCCGCTACCGCCCACCACTACCTCGCGATCTTCGACGGCGCCAAACCCCTGGCCCTGTTCCACGCCAAGCGCTTCGCCAACCTCGCCCAGCGACTGATGCTGCTGGCCAAAGACGGCGGCTGCACCCGCCCCGGCTGCGACACCCCCGGCTACCACGCCGAGGTCCACCACGTCAGCGGCTGGACGAACACCTATGTCACCGACATCGCCGACCTCACCCTGGCCTGCGGCATTGATAACCGCCTCGCCGAAAAAGGCTGGACCACCCGCAAAAACGCCAAAAGCGACACCGAATGGCTACCGCCGGCCCACTTGGACCACGGGCAACCGCGCATCAACACCTTCCACCACCCCGAAAAACTCTTCGCACCCGACGACGAAGACGATCCATAG
- a CDS encoding permease, producing the protein MADKALGALGHALALTGSMTWEILWALILGFALSAVVQAVVRRSTIVGLLGDDRPRTLAVAAGLGAASSSCSYAAVALARSLFRKGANFTAAMAFEIGSTNLVVELGIILALLMGWQFTAAEFVGGPLMIIVLALLFRLFVRQRLIDAAREEAEKGAAGSMEGHAAMDMSIQGDGSFWRRLISGRGFTSVSHVFVMEWLAILRDLVIGLLIAGAIAAWVPETFWQEFFLTNHPTWSVVWGPIVGPFVAIVSFVCSIGNVPLAAVLWNGGISFGGVIAFIFADLLILPILNIYRKYYGTRMMLTLLATFYAAMVVAGYLVELIFGTAGLIPSQRNAMVMSAGITWNYTTWLNIIFLVIAAVLVARFFTSGGMPMLRMMGGSPEAEHEHGGHGGHGGHGAGCH; encoded by the coding sequence ATGGCAGACAAAGCGCTCGGCGCCCTCGGGCATGCCCTGGCCCTGACCGGTTCGATGACCTGGGAGATCCTGTGGGCGCTGATCCTGGGATTCGCACTGTCCGCGGTCGTACAGGCGGTGGTGCGTCGCTCGACGATCGTGGGACTGCTGGGCGACGACCGGCCCCGGACCTTGGCCGTCGCGGCCGGACTCGGTGCGGCGTCGTCGTCGTGCTCCTATGCCGCGGTGGCGCTGGCCAGGTCGCTGTTTCGCAAGGGCGCCAACTTCACCGCCGCCATGGCGTTCGAGATCGGCTCCACCAACCTGGTGGTGGAGTTGGGCATCATCTTGGCGCTGTTGATGGGCTGGCAGTTCACCGCTGCCGAGTTCGTCGGCGGGCCGTTGATGATCATCGTCCTGGCGCTGCTGTTCCGGCTGTTCGTGCGCCAGCGGCTGATCGACGCCGCGCGCGAGGAAGCCGAGAAAGGCGCGGCCGGCTCGATGGAAGGCCATGCAGCCATGGACATGTCGATCCAGGGCGACGGTTCGTTCTGGCGCCGGCTGATCTCCGGGCGGGGGTTCACCTCGGTGTCGCACGTGTTCGTCATGGAGTGGCTGGCGATTTTGCGTGACCTGGTCATCGGGTTGCTCATCGCGGGCGCGATCGCGGCGTGGGTGCCCGAAACCTTCTGGCAGGAATTCTTTTTGACCAATCACCCGACCTGGTCAGTGGTGTGGGGGCCGATCGTCGGGCCGTTCGTCGCGATCGTGTCGTTCGTCTGCTCGATCGGCAACGTGCCGCTCGCCGCGGTCTTGTGGAACGGCGGCATCAGTTTCGGCGGGGTCATTGCGTTCATCTTCGCCGACCTGCTGATCCTGCCGATTCTGAACATCTACCGTAAGTACTACGGCACCAGGATGATGCTGACGCTGCTCGCCACCTTTTACGCCGCGATGGTGGTAGCCGGGTATCTGGTCGAATTGATCTTCGGCACAGCGGGTCTCATTCCCAGTCAGCGCAACGCCATGGTGATGTCGGCCGGGATCACCTGGAACTACACGACCTGGCTGAACATCATCTTCCTGGTGATCGCCGCGGTGCTGGTGGCCCGGTTCTTCACCTCGGGCGGGATGCCCATGCTGCGCATGATGGGTGGCTCGCCCGAGGCCGAGCATGAGCACGGGGGGCACGGCGGGCACGGCGGGCACGGGGCGGGGTGCCACTGA
- a CDS encoding LppX_LprAFG lipoprotein: protein MKLRVRMSAASAVMLTVTVLLLAGCASAPKESEGPPTTGTTTDSPLMADIRQSVDATKALTSAHLSVRTNGQVDSMLGITNADVDVRANPLIAKGSCTYNGQADVPFRIKDDAISVKLFDDWTNLGSVSDLSATRLLDPANGVAKMLSGVTNLQAQGTEVIDGINTNKINGTLPADTVKIIDPGARQSRPATVWIAQDGSHRLVRASVDLGSGSVQVTLSKWNEPVNVD, encoded by the coding sequence ATGAAATTACGCGTGAGGATGTCTGCGGCATCGGCTGTGATGCTGACGGTCACCGTGCTCTTGCTGGCCGGATGCGCATCTGCCCCAAAGGAATCCGAGGGCCCGCCCACCACCGGCACGACCACCGATTCGCCTCTGATGGCCGACATCCGGCAGTCGGTGGACGCGACCAAGGCACTGACCAGCGCGCATCTGTCGGTCCGCACCAATGGTCAGGTCGACAGCATGCTCGGCATCACCAACGCCGACGTCGACGTCCGCGCCAACCCGCTCATCGCCAAAGGTTCGTGCACCTACAACGGCCAGGCTGACGTCCCGTTCCGGATCAAGGACGACGCCATCTCGGTCAAGTTGTTCGACGACTGGACCAATCTCGGCTCCGTGTCGGACCTGTCGGCCACCCGACTGTTGGATCCCGCCAACGGCGTGGCGAAGATGCTCTCCGGCGTCACCAATCTGCAAGCGCAGGGCACCGAGGTGATCGACGGAATCAACACCAACAAGATCAACGGAACCCTGCCGGCCGACACCGTCAAGATCATCGATCCCGGTGCCAGGCAGTCCAGGCCGGCGACCGTGTGGATCGCGCAGGACGGATCGCACCGCCTGGTCCGGGCGAGTGTCGACCTGGGATCAGGCTCGGTTCAGGTCACCCTGTCCAAGTGGAACGAGCCGGTCAACGTCGATTAG
- a CDS encoding MMPL family transporter: MSRRLTKLVVVLAWVAVAVAANVITLAMAGPSSPPSDGPIATADSRIAQAFPGTGTDAIAYLVLDGRDPLGDADRQYYDDAVRALRADTAHVGSVLEWWSDPLMAPLGTSPDGRSGSAVIWLRGQAGTAKAADSLDAARSLVRKLPPNAGLRVRITVPAAAHGTGLRLAPWQAVLIVAAALLVAALLLLRSGLSSVAIVTLTAALSVAVAWPLAALFGLFCWTVAAVLMTGAIAAAALLLTAVERDSYRAMLLVLAAPAAGVTLLTAPLLLAQTPGVHAVGLSALGVVVALAASLTLLPALLTKSPAPPARSWALPAPVRRAVRNPVVAVALVSAVCALPVLGMHWGVGDVPARAGKQFTADNRLPDVVVVRSSHDLRDPAGLIAIDAVSRRLMEIPGVRKVQSAAWPAGVPWTDASLSSAAGRLSDQLDRQAASFVPQVTAVKTLGSVLDQVSGSVNELEASVSAGVGGLAQLQQAINSVVSGTRNIKDTAAEVSGYLDPVRGWMGGVQDCAADMLCSAARKAIDPFDRVIADVTVLSDGATRLAAGSARTTNALAGTPRAVAEMRSALTQLRSFVPTLQTTIETTIPQVVQLSAFLKNLSIDFADTGAGGFYLPRKALADPSYQHVRQTMFSADGTAARLLVYSDQTGLDLSAASRVNQIESAVGNATKYGSLLDSEVAVAGGAAMAAAARGALEHDAILLALTVVTVAALAGMWRGVGAGLVVVLGLSGSALAGLGMTVAVWQYLLHGSVNASGVPAAFAVLVACGAPCLVAALVPIRHVMAPLAAAGGVFGAALMLLGSSWAVAQIGTVVLVGLALLTAMARLIDVDRLVPLGQGDLNRA; the protein is encoded by the coding sequence GTGTCGAGGCGGCTCACCAAGCTTGTCGTTGTCCTGGCCTGGGTTGCGGTGGCGGTGGCCGCGAACGTCATCACGCTCGCCATGGCCGGCCCTTCGTCGCCGCCCTCCGACGGCCCGATTGCCACCGCCGACAGCCGTATCGCGCAAGCGTTTCCAGGTACCGGCACCGACGCGATCGCCTACCTGGTGCTGGACGGCCGTGATCCGCTGGGAGACGCCGACCGGCAGTACTACGACGACGCCGTGCGCGCCCTGCGCGCCGACACCGCCCATGTGGGATCGGTCCTGGAGTGGTGGTCGGACCCGTTGATGGCTCCGTTGGGAACCAGTCCCGACGGGCGGTCGGGGTCCGCGGTGATCTGGTTGCGGGGCCAGGCCGGTACCGCCAAGGCCGCCGATTCTCTCGATGCGGCTCGCTCGTTGGTGCGCAAGTTGCCGCCGAACGCGGGACTACGCGTCCGCATCACCGTGCCCGCCGCCGCGCACGGCACCGGGCTGCGGTTGGCGCCGTGGCAGGCGGTGCTGATCGTGGCTGCTGCCCTGCTGGTCGCCGCGCTGCTCCTGCTGCGGTCAGGGCTTTCGTCGGTTGCGATCGTGACACTGACCGCCGCGCTGTCTGTCGCGGTCGCATGGCCGTTGGCGGCGTTGTTCGGGCTGTTCTGCTGGACGGTGGCCGCGGTGCTGATGACCGGGGCGATAGCCGCGGCCGCGCTGCTGCTCACCGCTGTCGAGCGGGACAGCTACCGCGCGATGCTGCTCGTATTGGCGGCGCCGGCGGCGGGCGTCACGCTGCTCACCGCACCACTGCTGCTCGCACAGACCCCGGGGGTGCACGCCGTTGGCCTGTCCGCGCTGGGTGTCGTTGTCGCACTTGCTGCTTCGTTGACGTTGCTGCCGGCATTGTTGACGAAGTCCCCAGCGCCGCCGGCCCGTTCGTGGGCGCTGCCGGCGCCGGTGCGCCGCGCGGTTCGCAATCCGGTCGTCGCCGTCGCGCTGGTATCGGCCGTCTGCGCCTTGCCCGTCCTCGGAATGCATTGGGGCGTAGGCGATGTCCCGGCCCGGGCCGGCAAGCAGTTCACGGCGGACAACCGCCTGCCCGATGTCGTCGTGGTCAGATCCAGCCACGACCTGCGCGACCCGGCCGGGCTCATCGCCATCGACGCCGTCAGCCGCCGGCTGATGGAGATTCCCGGTGTCCGCAAGGTGCAGTCGGCGGCCTGGCCGGCCGGCGTTCCGTGGACGGACGCCTCGCTGAGTTCGGCAGCGGGCAGGCTCAGCGATCAGCTGGATCGTCAGGCCGCCTCGTTCGTGCCGCAGGTCACCGCGGTCAAGACCCTGGGTTCGGTGCTTGACCAGGTCTCGGGTTCGGTCAATGAGCTCGAAGCGAGCGTGAGCGCAGGCGTGGGCGGGCTCGCCCAGTTGCAGCAGGCCATCAACTCGGTGGTGTCCGGCACCCGGAACATCAAGGACACCGCCGCCGAGGTCTCCGGCTACCTCGACCCGGTGCGCGGCTGGATGGGCGGGGTTCAGGATTGCGCCGCCGACATGCTGTGCTCGGCCGCCCGGAAGGCGATCGACCCGTTCGATCGGGTGATCGCCGACGTCACGGTGCTTTCCGACGGCGCTACCCGATTGGCGGCGGGGTCGGCGCGCACGACCAACGCCCTGGCCGGGACGCCACGCGCGGTGGCCGAGATGCGGTCGGCGCTCACTCAGCTGCGCTCGTTCGTTCCGACACTGCAGACGACCATCGAAACCACCATCCCCCAGGTCGTTCAGTTGTCGGCGTTCCTGAAGAACCTCAGCATCGACTTCGCCGACACCGGTGCGGGCGGGTTCTACCTGCCGCGCAAGGCGCTGGCCGATCCGTCCTACCAGCACGTACGTCAGACCATGTTCTCCGCCGACGGCACCGCCGCCCGGCTGCTGGTGTATTCCGACCAGACCGGTCTGGACCTGTCCGCGGCGTCCCGCGTGAACCAGATCGAAAGCGCGGTCGGCAACGCGACCAAGTACGGCAGCCTTCTCGACAGCGAGGTCGCCGTGGCCGGTGGGGCGGCGATGGCGGCGGCGGCCCGGGGCGCGCTGGAGCACGACGCGATTCTGCTCGCCTTGACGGTCGTGACGGTTGCGGCCCTGGCGGGCATGTGGCGCGGGGTGGGCGCCGGATTGGTGGTCGTGCTGGGATTGTCGGGTTCCGCTCTGGCCGGCCTCGGCATGACCGTTGCGGTGTGGCAGTACCTGTTGCACGGTTCGGTGAACGCCTCCGGCGTGCCGGCGGCATTCGCCGTTCTGGTGGCGTGCGGCGCGCCGTGCCTGGTCGCCGCGCTGGTGCCGATCCGGCACGTCATGGCACCGCTCGCGGCGGCCGGCGGGGTTTTCGGCGCCGCTCTGATGCTGCTCGGTTCGTCGTGGGCGGTGGCTCAGATCGGCACTGTTGTCCTGGTGGGACTGGCGCTGCTGACGGCGATGGCGCGGCTAATCGACGTTGACCGGCTCGTTCCACTTGGACAGGGTGACCTGAACCGAGCCTGA
- a CDS encoding AMP-binding protein, with protein MNARSLPAVLRTWARIQPNDPAFTYIDYDRDWDGVPTTLTWGQLYRRTLNVAKELNRVGSTGDRAVILAPQGLDYIVAFLGAMQAGRIAVPLSVPQGGASDERVDSVLRDASPVAVLTTSPVIDDVARRVAAQDSASPAPSIIEIDRLDLDSPNRSGAEDHPATAYLQYTSGSTREPAGVVITHDNLRINFEQLMAGYFAADDGGVPPPGVTIVSWLPFYHDMGLVGAICTPILAGFSAVVTSPVAFLQRPARWMHMLADNSRAFSAAPNFAYEVAARKTSDEDMTGRDLGDVHTILSGSERVQPAALKRFTDRFARFNLQHKVVRPSYGLAEATVFVATGSPSEPPELVNFDSGKLAAGQAVRCPAGSGTPLVSYLIPDAPEVRIVDPETCTECPEGTVGEIWVHGPNVASGYWDRPQESESTFGAKIFNPADGTPEGPWLRTGDSGFFSEGKMFIIARIKDLLIVYGRNHSPDDIEATIQEITRGRCAAIAVPGERSTEKLVAIIELRKRGETDREVMDRLGEIKREVNSALSSSHGLSAADLVLVSPGSIPITTSGKVRRAACVEQYRQDKFARLDV; from the coding sequence ATGAATGCGCGTTCCCTCCCAGCTGTGCTGCGCACCTGGGCCCGGATCCAACCGAATGACCCGGCTTTCACCTACATCGATTACGACCGGGACTGGGACGGCGTACCGACTACCCTGACGTGGGGACAGCTGTATCGGCGCACCCTCAACGTCGCGAAGGAGTTGAACCGCGTCGGTTCGACGGGTGACCGCGCGGTGATCCTGGCCCCGCAGGGCCTGGACTACATCGTGGCGTTTCTCGGCGCGATGCAGGCCGGTCGCATCGCCGTTCCGCTGTCGGTGCCGCAGGGCGGTGCCAGCGACGAACGCGTCGATTCGGTGCTGCGCGACGCCTCTCCGGTCGCCGTCCTCACCACATCCCCTGTCATCGACGATGTCGCCCGGCGCGTCGCGGCCCAGGACAGCGCCTCTCCGGCCCCGTCGATCATCGAGATCGATCGGCTGGACCTGGACTCTCCCAACCGATCTGGCGCCGAAGACCATCCGGCCACGGCGTACCTGCAGTACACCTCGGGATCGACCCGTGAGCCGGCCGGCGTCGTCATCACCCACGACAACCTGCGAATCAACTTCGAACAACTGATGGCCGGCTACTTCGCCGCGGACGACGGGGGCGTGCCACCGCCCGGGGTCACCATCGTGTCGTGGTTGCCCTTCTATCACGACATGGGTCTGGTCGGCGCTATCTGTACGCCGATCCTGGCGGGATTCTCCGCGGTGGTCACCAGCCCGGTGGCATTTCTGCAGCGGCCGGCGCGCTGGATGCACATGCTGGCCGACAATTCCCGGGCCTTCTCGGCGGCGCCGAATTTCGCCTATGAAGTGGCTGCCCGCAAGACCTCGGACGAGGACATGACGGGGCGCGACCTCGGAGACGTGCACACCATCCTCAGCGGAAGTGAGCGGGTGCAGCCGGCGGCCCTGAAACGATTCACCGATCGCTTCGCGCGCTTCAATCTCCAACACAAGGTGGTCCGGCCTTCGTACGGGCTCGCGGAGGCGACGGTCTTCGTGGCGACGGGCAGTCCCAGTGAGCCGCCGGAGCTGGTCAACTTCGACTCCGGGAAACTGGCTGCGGGGCAAGCGGTCCGGTGTCCCGCCGGTAGCGGCACACCGCTGGTGAGTTACCTCATACCGGATGCGCCCGAGGTGCGGATCGTCGATCCCGAGACCTGCACCGAGTGTCCCGAGGGGACGGTCGGCGAGATCTGGGTTCACGGCCCCAACGTCGCCTCCGGCTATTGGGACCGGCCGCAGGAGAGCGAGAGTACCTTCGGCGCAAAGATTTTCAATCCCGCTGACGGCACGCCCGAAGGTCCGTGGCTGCGGACGGGAGACTCGGGATTCTTCTCCGAAGGCAAGATGTTCATCATCGCAAGGATCAAGGACCTGTTGATCGTCTACGGGCGCAACCACTCTCCCGACGACATCGAGGCGACCATCCAGGAGATCACCCGCGGCCGGTGCGCGGCCATCGCGGTGCCAGGCGAGCGCAGCACCGAGAAACTGGTCGCCATCATCGAACTACGCAAGCGCGGTGAAACCGACCGGGAGGTGATGGACCGGCTGGGCGAGATCAAGCGGGAAGTCAACTCGGCGCTGTCGAGTTCGCATGGTCTGAGCGCCGCGGATCTGGTTCTGGTATCACCGGGCTCAATCCCGATCACCACCAGCGGCAAGGTCAGACGGGCGGCCTGTGTCGAGCAGTATCGGCAGGACAAGTTCGCCCGCTTGGACGTTTAG